From a region of the Calliphora vicina chromosome 4, idCalVici1.1, whole genome shotgun sequence genome:
- the LOC135958495 gene encoding uncharacterized protein LOC135958495, which translates to MSLLDTFIKSSDQVVEFEAFFSGIPVVNHNIHTLEIYKDEILLYWAEFRKAYDNILANFRTLDTEVNVETLKERFFKTFDSHVRALSKANEILDSLQNKDVSPDITPPISCESHPNISLPPCDTQTFYGDYVSWPSFRDMFSALYINNKRLSPVEKLFHLLKKTEGEPHDILKNCPLTNDGFDMAWGNLVERYENTRVLVHTQLKTLFNLLNNPIYKESGPSIKKLQRSINDCIKNLSLLKIDTSNWDVIFVFISAKCLPDISLHLWQQHLGNSKELPSWKEMDSFLTCRYQSLEGFADIRTSSADSQNFPRKTHNKKHAPDQSKKINTFQTKVITDKAKKCSLCNDSHTLRLCPIFLSMSVEDRYSVAKKQKRCTNCLASSHDYKMCKSQYTCSICKQKHHSLLHRSQNPTVSNQTSIMQPNNSSMNNVRESALTQVVNNFEDRPSTSAAAAARMQQSYSTQIQSTTHNSIVLGTALVDICVGNVRRTVRALIDSASEATFISKKLQSTLQLPTKSSHTNITGLSGSLTATATQICPIRISSPLEKLFETTADAYVINKLTGDLPYYDMSSLMNVKFSDLPLADNYSFKTSKVELLIGCDVYPKIIRDGVRWDHQMSLVAQRTIFGWIVTGRLNSPTRSLNSVSSFINTLDLNEQITKFWELEESEFSNGLPLGHSRNSALAQFIRNETRLLRNPHYKSEYDKVIEEYSLLSHMTAVTPDINDTPSSSYYLPHHSVLKPESTTTKLRVVFNASSPTTTGLSLNDVLYPGPVLQQDLTVLITRWRLFRYVFNADIEKMYRQILVNQRHTPFQRIIFRNSPHEELEDFELQTVTFGVNCAPYLAIRTLHELAEQCYNDYPEVSSILRNHMYVDDVLAGSHDISLALKSRDALIKVLDSAKFSLRKWISNTNSLLNGINPKYLLTSDILKLEDTTTTKTLGLRWNAGLDFFFFNPIKQPSRDNITKRTVLSDIARLFDPAGWLSPKIIVAKMIMQQVWKDQIDWDENLKPETLKSWLVFLDDYPNIGRIKIPRFVSYNPSYTVELHGFCDASEKAYAATLITSIIDKVENDKWRHVSSKDNPADLGSRGVMASELVSNDLWWHGPPWLRLPNSEWPSMSPIIDTSEEVKPIKAHLNQLSEDILSRFSDLARAMRVISYIFRFYKATHPRHKTRFNCPTLALQQSEINLWHHSPLKEHFSRAPLQTQALTLPGRSI; encoded by the exons ATGTCTTTATTGGACACATTTATAAAATCGTCAGACCAAGTGGTCGAATTTGAAGCATTCTTCTCAGGTATACCAGTTGTTAATCATAACATACATACTTTAGAAATATACAAGGATGAAATTCTACTCTACTGGGCTGAATTTAGAAAGGCTTATGACAATATTTTGGCGAATTTTAGAACTCTTGATACGGAAGTGAACGTAGAAACATTGaaagaaagattttttaaaacgtttgaCTCTCATGTGAGAGCTTTGTCCAAAGCCAACGAAATCTTAGACTCTCTTCAAAATAAAGATGTTTCTCCTGACATTACCCCTCCCATTTCGTGTGAGTCTCACCCGAATATTTCTCTTCCCCCCTGTGATACACAAACTTTTTACGGAGATTATGTCTCTTGGCCGTCGTTTCGCGACATGTTTTCGGCCCTATACATAAACAATAAACGATTGTCACCCGTTGAGAAACTTTTTCATCTGTTGAAGAAAACTGAGGGAGAACCTCATGACATCTTAAAGAACTGTCCACTGACAAACGATGGTTTTGATATGGCATGGGGAAATCTAGTGGAACGCTATGAAAATACTCGTGTACTTGTTCACACACAATTAAAAACCCTGTTCAATTTGCTAAACAACCCTATTTATAAAGAATCGGGGCCCAGCATTAAAAAACTTCAAAGGTCTATTAATGACTGTATAAAAAACCTTTCTCTTTTAAAAATTGATACTAGCAATTGGgacgttatttttgtttttatttctgcaAAATGCCTTCCAGATATTAGCCTACATTTATGGCAACAGCATTTAGGCAATAGCAAAGAGTTGCCATCGTGGAAAGAAATGGACAGCTTTCTTACGTGTAGGTATCAATCTCTTGAGGGTTTTGCCGACATTCGGACATCTTCGGCAGATTCTCAAAATTTTCCGAGGAAAACTCATAATAAGAAACATGCTCCCGATCAGTCAAAAAAGATAAATACCTTCCAAACCAAGGTCATTACTGATAAGGCTAAAAAGTGCTCCCTTTGCAATGATTCTCATACCTTACGACTTTGTCCCATTTTTCTATCAATGTCTGTCGAAGACCGCTATTCTGTGGCGAAGAAGCAGAAACGTTGTACTAACTGCTTAGCCAGCTCGCACGATTATAAGATGTGTAAAAGTCAATATACCTGTTCTATCTGCAAACAAAAACATCACTCTCTTTTGCATCGCTCCCAAAACCCTACCGTATCCAACCAAACTAGTATTATGCAACCGAATAATTCATCAATGAATAACGTTCGCGAATCGGCTCTCACACAAGTTGTTAATAACTTTGAAGACAGGCCTTCAACTTCAGCTGCCGCTGCGGCTAGGATGCAACAATCATACTCTACACAAATACAGTCCACTACCCATAATTCGATTGTACTTGGTACAGCTTTGGTCGATATATGCGTAGGTAATGTGCGTCGCACAGTAAGAGCCCTTATTGACTCAGCTTCTGAAGCGACATTTATTTCAAAGAAACTGCAAAGTACCTTACAACTTCCCACAAAATCGTCACATACGAATATAACTGGTTTAAGCGGTTCTCTAACCGCCACGGCAACCCAGATCTGCCCCATTCGAATAAGTTCACCGTTAGAGAAACTGTTCGAAACAACAGCCGACGCATATGTCATCAACAAACTAACCGGAGACTTACCTTACTATGATATGTCGTCTCTTATGAATGTGAAATTTTCCGATCTGCCTTTGGCTGACAACTATTCATTTAAAACCTCAAAGGTTGAACTTTTGATAGGTTGCGATGTCTACcctaaaattataagagatgGCGTTCGTTGGGACCATCAGATGTCACTTGTGGCTCAACGTACCATTTTCGGTTGGATTGTCACAGGCAGATTAAACTCCCCTACTCGTAGTCTGAACTCTGTATCGTCCTTTATTAACACTTTAGACCTAAATgaacaaataactaaattttggGAACTTGAGGAG TCGGAATTTTCTAATGGTCTGCCTCTTGGTCACTCTCGCAATTCGGCGTTGGCTCAATTTATTAGAAATGAGACTAGGCTTTTAAGAAACCCCCATTATAAATCTGAATACGATAAAGTAATAGAAGAATATTCTCTTCTCAGTCATATGACTGCGGTAACACCAGATATAAATGATACCCCTAGCTCATCATACTATTTACCCCATCATTCTGTGCTCAAACCCGAAAGCACAACTACGAAACTTCGTGTTGTGTTCAACGCTTCTAGCCCAACTACAACAGGATTGAGTCTAAATGATGTCTTATATCCTGGACCTGTTCTACAACAGGACTTGACTGTACTTATCACTCGCTGGCGTCTGTTTAGGTACGTTTTCAATGccgatattgaaaaaatgtatcgTCAGATACTGGTTAATCAACGTCACACCCCCTTTCAAAGGATTATTTTCCGAAATTCACCTCATGAAGAACTAGaagattttgagttacaaaCCGTAACATTTGGTGTTAACTGTGCCCCATACCTTGCCATACGAACTCTGCACGAACTTGCAGAGCAGTGTTATAATGATTACCCCGAGGTTTCTAGCATCTTAAGAaatcatatgtatgtagatgacGTCCTAGCTGGATCCCATGATATATCCCTGGCTCTAAAATCTAGAGATGCGCTTATAAAAGTCTTAGATTCTGCTAAATTTTCCCTTCGCAAGTGGATTTCCAATACGAATTCACTTTTAAATGGTATAAACCCCAAATATCTTCTCACGTCTGACATATTAAAGCTAGAGGACACAACCACAACAAAAACCCTGGGTCTTCGATGGAACGCAGGTCTtgatttcttcttttttaacCCCATTAAACAACCATCTCGTGACAATATAACAAAACGAACCGTCTTGTCTGACATAGCGAGGTTGTTTGATCCAGCTGGATGGTTATCTCCAAAAATTATAGTTGCCAAAATGATTATGCAACAGGTTTGGAAAGATCAAATTGATTGGGACGAAAATCTAAAGCCTGAAACCTTGAAGAGCTGGCTTGTGTTCCTAGACGACTATCCCAATATCGGTCGTATAAAAATTCCCCGTTTTGTCAGTTACAACCCCTCATATACTGTTGAACTACACGGTTTTTGTGATGCCTCAGAGAAGGCATACGCTGCTACTTT GATCACTTCTATAATAGACAAGGTTGAAAACGATAAATGGCGTCATGTTAGTTCTAAAGACAACCCAGCTGATTTAGGATCTCGTGGTGTTATGGCCAGCGAACTGGTCTCCAACGATTTGTGGTGGCATGGACCACCATGGCTTAGACTACCCAATTCTGAATGGCCTTCAATGTCCCCAATTATAGACACTTCGGAAGAAGTTAAACCCATTAAAGCACACTTAAACCAACTATCAGAAGATATTCTTAGTCGTTTTTCCGATCTTGCAAGAGCTATGAGAgtcatttcatatatttttcgtttttacaaGGCAACGCACCCCCGCCATAAAACAAGATTCAACTGTCCCACTTTAGCTCTACAACAATCGGAAATTAA CTTATGGCATCACTCCCCCCTGAAAGAACATTTCTCTCGCGCCCCTTTACAAACACAGGCCTTGACTTTGCCGGGCCGTTCAATATAA